Proteins encoded by one window of Glycine soja cultivar W05 chromosome 15, ASM419377v2, whole genome shotgun sequence:
- the LOC114387246 gene encoding probable acyl-CoA dehydrogenase IBR3 yields MARNTADLVTQLNVAHHFPHDSLLRYCSSHVSGFPHPPTHFTVSQFGHGQSNPTYLLEVGSHGSLVKHYVLRKKPPGTLLASAHAVDREFQVLQALGAHTKVPVPKVFCLCNDPTVIGTAFYIMEYLEGRIFIDPKLPGVAPENRRAIYRATAKALASLHSANVDSIGLGNYGRRNDYCKRQIERWAKQYVASTREGKPASYPKMFALIDWLRHQIPLEDTSGATGGLVHGDFRIDNLVFHPTEDRVIGILDWELSTLGNQMCDVAYSCMTYVADIGHEKVREGMERSGLSEGIPSLPEYLADYCSLAGRKWPVAEWKFYVAFSFFRAASIHAGVYNRWVKGNASGGERARHTEVLANGLIDTAWKFIEHKSVLPQHPPSDANAQDYSKELVNGNDIQGLSNQGKFVPSQKVLALMNKLIKFMEEHIYPMENEFYKLTQSDSRWTVYPAEEKLKEMAKKEGLWNLWIPIDSAVRARNLLFDGSNNYRSSDANDLLLGAGLTNLEYGYLCEIMGHSLWAPQVFNCGAPDTGNMEVLLRYGNKEQLQEWLIPLLDGTIRSGFAMTEPHVASSDATNIECSIKRQGDSYIINGTKWWTSGAMDPRCRILIVMGKTDFNAVKHKQQSMILVDVQTPGVHIKRPLTVFGFDDAPHGHAEVTFENVCVPAKNIILGEGRGFEIAQGRLGPGRLHHCMRLIGVAERGMHMMIQRAVGRRTFGKLIAQHGSFISDMAKCRIELESTRLLVLEAADQLDRHGNKKARGILAMAKVAAPNMALKVLDMAIQVHGAAGVSSDTVLAHLWAAARTLRIADGPDEVHLGTIAKLELQKAKL; encoded by the exons ATGGCGAGGAACACAGCTGACCTCGTAACGCAGCTCAACGTTGCTCATCACTTTCCCCACGACTCTCTGCTCCGCTATTGCTCTTCCCACGTTTCTGGCTTCCCTCATCCTCCAACTCATTTCACCGTTTCCCAg TTTGGACATGGACAATCCAACCCCACGTACTTGTTGGAAGTGGGTTCACATGGCTCCTTGGTTAAGCACTATGTTCTCAGGAAGAAGCCTCCGGGGACATTGCTCGCTTCAGCTCATGCCGTCGATAGAGAATTTCAG GTTCTCCAAGCATTGGGTGCTCATACTAAAGTTCCAGTTCCTAAGGTTTTCTGTTTGTGCAATGATCCAACTGTTATCGGAACCGCATTTTATATCATGGAATATTTGGAGGGGCGCATATTTATTGATCCCAAGTTACCG GGTGTGGCACCGGAGAATAGGAGGGCAATTTACCGGGCAACCGCTAAAGCCTTAGCTTCCTTACATTCTGCTAATGTGGACTCCATTGGTCTGGGAAATTATGGGCGACGCAATGATTATTGCAAAAGACag attgagAGGTGGGCTAAGCAATATGTTGCCTCAACCCGTGAGGGTAAACCTGCAAGTTATCCAAAAATGTTTGCCCTGATTGATTGGCTACGGCATCAAATCCCTCTTGAAGATACTTCAGGAGCAACAGGAGGTCTGGTTCATGGAGATTTTCGCATTGACAATCTTGTGTTCCATCCCACAGAG GATCGAGTAATTGGAATACTTGACTGGGAATTATCTACCCTTGGTAACCAAATGTGTGATGTTGCATATAGCTGTATG ACTTATGTTGCAGATATTGGGCATGAAAAAGTACGTGAAGGTATGGAACGTTCTGGATTATCTGAGGGAATTCCTTCACTACCAGAATATTTGGCTGATTACTGTTCTCTAGCA GGAAGAAAATGGCCTGTTGCTGAATGGAAGTTCTATGTTGCCTTTTCTTTCTTCCGTGCAGCTTCAATTCATGCAGGAGTGTATAATAGATGGGTTAAG GGTAATGCATCAGGAGGTGAACGTGCTCGACACACAGAAGTACTTGCAAATGGCCTTATAGATACTGCTTGGAAATTTATTGAACACAAATCTGTGCTTCCTCAGCATCCTCCCTCAG ATGCAAACGCTCAAGACTATTCAAAAGAGTTAGTGAATGGGAATGATATACAGGGACTCTCAAATCAGGGGAAGTTTGTTCCTAGTCAAAAGGTTTTGGCGCTGatgaacaaattaattaagttcATGGAGGAACATATTTACCCCatggaaaatgaattttataaacTCACTCAATCAGACTCACGTTGGACTGTTTACCCAGCAGAGGAAAAGTTAAAGGAGATGGCAAAGAAAGAAGGGTTGTGGAACTTATGGATTCCT ATTGATAGTGCTGTGAGAGCAAGAAATCTTCTCTTTGATGGGAGCAATAATTATCGCTCTAGtgatgcaaatgacttgttattGGGAGCTGGTCTCACAAATCTCGAATATGGATACCTTTGTGAGATCATGGGTCATTCTCTTTGGGCTCCACAAGTGTTTAATTGTGGTGCACCTGACACAGGTAATATGGAG GTATTACTGCGCTATGGAAATAAAGAACAACTACAAGAATGGCTAATTCCTTTGCTTGATGGGACAATTAGGTCTGGATTTGCAATGACAGAACCACATGTTGCGTCTTCCGATGCAACCAACATCGAGTGTTCTATAAAAAG GCAAGGAGATTCATATATCATCAATGGGACAAAATGGTGGACAAGTGGTGCTATGGATCCAAGATGTAGAATTCTGATAGTCATG GGGAAAACTGACTTCAATGCAGTGAAGCATAAACAGCAATCTATGATCTTAGTGGATGTCCAGACTCCTGGCGTTCACATAAAGAGACCATTGACAGTGTTTGGCTTTGATGATGCACCGCATGGGCATGCAGAAGTAACATTTGAAAATGTTTGTGTGCCCGCAAAAAACATCATACTTGGCGAAGGACGTGGATTTGAGATTGCCCAA GGTAGGCTTGGTCCTGGAAGGCTCCACCATTGTATGAGACTGATAGGTGTTGCCGAGCGAGGCATGCATATGATGATTCAAAGAGCTGTTGGCAGAAGAACATTTGGGAAGTTGATTGCTCAACATGGTTCATTTATTTCAGATATGGCCAAG TGCCGGATAGAGCTAGAGAGCACCAGATTGTTAGTGTTGGAAGCAGCTGACCAACTTGACAGGCATGGCAACAAAAAAGCTCGAGGGATATTAGCAATGGCGAAG GTAGCCGCACCAAACATGGCACTGAAGGTGCTTGACATGGCAATACAAGTGCATGGAGCAGCTGGTGTATCATCTGACACAGTCCTGGCACATCTCTGGGCAGCTGCAAGGACACTGAGAATCGCGGATGGTCCAGATGAAGTTCACTTGGGGACCATAGCCAAGTTAGAACTACAGAAAGCCAAACTTTGA